One window of Ralstonia pickettii DTP0602 genomic DNA carries:
- a CDS encoding major facilitator transporter (K05548: benK; MFS transporter, AAHS family, benzoate transport protein) — MIPAGTVQPWRPASRATYTVLFVCFLAILFEGYDVGVMGAVLPALADDRNWNLTPLELGALRSYALVGMFFGAFLIGTLSEMIGRRRMLLLCVSLFSLTMLGASYAPTPAIFGVLRFIGGLGLGGVIPVAAALTIEYSPPHRRSFNYGLMYSGYSVGILCAALIAMWLLPSLGWRGVIGLGAVPMVLIPLMAWMLPESLEYLVGQGRIAEAQALADRTGHGRLPSQARPANSAARAAWRDVMSSMFARKQLRATACFWIALFFGLLLVYGLNTWLPTIMRKNGYDLGSSLSFLVIFSLASAVGGLFLGGAADRMGARGTVALFYLIGALAIGALMFRNSVAVNYLLVALAGVGSVSASLILTGYLAGYYPAHARAAATGWALSFARFGAMSGPLVGGYVAGSGLSFGWNFITFSIAGLAAALAVALLPSAREPVVVTRGGQQSNAEIA; from the coding sequence ATGATCCCAGCTGGCACCGTTCAGCCCTGGCGCCCCGCTTCCCGCGCGACCTATACCGTACTTTTCGTATGCTTCCTTGCGATTCTCTTTGAAGGCTATGACGTCGGCGTCATGGGAGCGGTACTGCCCGCACTCGCCGACGACCGCAACTGGAACCTGACGCCGCTGGAACTCGGCGCCCTCAGGAGCTATGCCCTGGTCGGCATGTTCTTTGGCGCCTTCCTGATCGGCACGCTGAGCGAGATGATCGGCCGCCGCCGCATGCTGCTGCTCTGCGTTTCCTTGTTCTCGCTGACCATGCTGGGCGCGTCCTATGCACCGACGCCCGCCATCTTCGGCGTCTTGCGATTCATCGGCGGGCTCGGCCTCGGTGGCGTCATTCCCGTCGCCGCCGCCTTGACCATCGAGTACTCGCCGCCGCACCGCCGCAGCTTCAACTATGGGCTGATGTACTCGGGGTATTCGGTGGGCATCCTCTGCGCCGCGCTCATTGCGATGTGGCTGTTGCCCAGTCTTGGCTGGCGTGGCGTGATTGGCCTGGGTGCCGTGCCCATGGTGTTGATACCCCTGATGGCGTGGATGCTGCCTGAGTCGCTGGAGTACCTGGTGGGGCAAGGGCGAATCGCTGAAGCGCAGGCATTGGCCGATCGCACTGGCCATGGCCGGCTGCCGTCACAAGCCCGGCCCGCCAACAGCGCCGCCCGAGCCGCCTGGCGCGACGTGATGTCGAGCATGTTCGCCCGCAAGCAGCTACGCGCGACGGCGTGCTTCTGGATCGCACTGTTCTTCGGCTTGCTGCTGGTCTACGGCCTCAATACGTGGTTGCCGACCATCATGCGCAAGAATGGCTACGACCTCGGCTCCAGTCTTTCCTTCCTGGTTATCTTCAGCCTTGCTTCCGCGGTGGGCGGCCTCTTCCTGGGCGGCGCGGCCGACAGGATGGGCGCACGTGGCACCGTTGCGCTCTTCTACCTGATCGGCGCTCTCGCCATCGGCGCGCTGATGTTCCGCAACTCCGTTGCCGTCAACTACCTGCTGGTCGCTCTGGCAGGCGTGGGCAGCGTCTCGGCATCCCTGATCCTCACCGGCTACCTGGCCGGATACTACCCGGCACACGCACGGGCCGCGGCAACAGGATGGGCCCTGAGCTTCGCGCGATTCGGCGCCATGAGCGGCCCGCTCGTCGGCGGCTACGTGGCCGGCTCAGGCCTGAGTTTCGGCTGGAATTTCATCACGTTCTCCATTGCCGGCCTCGCCGCTGCGCTGGCTGTGGCGCTCCTGCCATCGGCAAGGGAACCAGTCGTCGTGACTCGCGGCGGCCAGCAAAGCAACGCAGAAATCGCCTGA
- a CDS encoding flavin reductase — protein MAASKHDPLAALQQQFKQAMRGFAGAVTVVTVAEGEERSGFTATSVSSFSAEPPMLVASMKATSSSAGLLQRTRRFGVNLLRVEQQAIAQRFTGFGGEAGAARYGSDAWTQLTRDGAPVLADAVVAMDCEAEELLERHGHILIIGRVRAVHVAEQAPAPLLYWQGRYTRLAHASA, from the coding sequence ATGGCGGCCAGTAAGCACGATCCGCTGGCGGCGCTACAGCAGCAGTTCAAGCAGGCGATGCGCGGCTTCGCCGGCGCGGTGACCGTGGTGACGGTGGCCGAAGGCGAAGAGCGCAGCGGCTTCACCGCAACCTCGGTGTCGTCGTTCTCGGCCGAGCCGCCGATGCTGGTGGCGTCGATGAAGGCGACCAGCTCGTCGGCCGGGCTGCTGCAGCGCACGCGGCGCTTCGGCGTGAACCTGCTGCGCGTGGAGCAGCAGGCGATCGCGCAGCGCTTCACCGGTTTTGGCGGCGAGGCCGGCGCCGCGCGCTACGGCAGCGACGCCTGGACCCAGCTCACCCGCGACGGTGCCCCGGTGCTGGCCGATGCCGTGGTGGCCATGGATTGCGAGGCGGAGGAACTGCTGGAGCGCCACGGGCACATCCTGATCATCGGGCGGGTGCGGGCGGTACATGTGGCCGAGCAGGCCCCGGCGCCGCTGCTCTACTGGCAGGGACGGTACACGCGGCTGGCGCACGCGTCGGCCTGA
- a CDS encoding ABC transporter substrate-binding protein — MPKTSSNSTPSAKIDRTAEQHRWHLATDDFSVEITDLEYAVMRAYQSFLRWQSECLAAVTGITLSGQENTLLHIIRMHERPKTIKDLLHMTNRQDVPNMQYELRKLLKAELVDKYGSARTGIYYFATDEGIRVCDEFARLRRETLLETAQGEFGPKSGALKAAGQLEQLEKVYEIATREIATYHRRR, encoded by the coding sequence ATGCCCAAGACCTCGAGTAACTCCACGCCATCCGCGAAAATCGACCGCACTGCCGAGCAACATCGCTGGCACCTGGCGACGGATGATTTCAGCGTCGAGATCACCGACCTCGAATACGCCGTCATGCGGGCTTATCAGTCGTTCCTGCGGTGGCAGTCCGAATGCCTGGCGGCCGTGACCGGGATTACGCTGAGCGGGCAGGAAAATACCCTGCTGCACATCATCCGGATGCACGAGCGGCCCAAGACCATCAAGGACCTGCTGCACATGACCAATCGCCAGGACGTGCCCAACATGCAATATGAGTTGCGCAAGCTGCTCAAGGCCGAACTGGTCGACAAATACGGCAGCGCACGCACGGGCATTTACTACTTCGCCACTGACGAAGGCATAAGGGTGTGCGACGAATTCGCCCGGTTGCGGCGCGAGACACTGCTCGAGACCGCGCAAGGCGAATTCGGCCCTAAATCCGGCGCCCTGAAGGCTGCCGGACAGCTGGAACAACTGGAAAAGGTCTACGAGATCGCTACGCGTGAAATCGCGACCTATCACCGCCGTCGCTAG
- a CDS encoding cyclase yields the protein MSNTLQQLAADLSGGKARIIDLTQTLSPDFPALVLPPEFGQVWAFKMERISQYDDKGPGWYWNNFSCGEHTGTHFDAPVHWISGKDHANNTVDTIDPANFIAPAVVVDASAEVAENPDWVLTVSHLQRWEAEHGRIPAGAWVLLRTDWSKKTDPAEFLGLREDGAHTPGPEQATVEWLIHERNVHGFGVETINTDAGQSYAWPLPYPCHTLMHGANKYGLQCLKNLDQLPPTGALIVAAPLKIQNGSGSPLRVLAIAPT from the coding sequence ATGAGCAACACCCTGCAACAGCTTGCCGCGGACCTTTCCGGCGGCAAGGCAAGGATCATCGACTTGACCCAGACCCTGTCGCCGGACTTCCCCGCGCTGGTGCTGCCCCCCGAATTCGGGCAGGTGTGGGCGTTCAAGATGGAACGCATCAGCCAGTACGACGACAAGGGACCGGGCTGGTACTGGAACAACTTCTCCTGTGGCGAGCATACCGGCACGCATTTCGACGCGCCGGTGCACTGGATCTCGGGCAAGGACCACGCCAACAACACCGTGGACACCATCGACCCGGCCAACTTCATCGCCCCCGCGGTAGTGGTCGATGCCAGCGCCGAAGTGGCGGAGAACCCCGACTGGGTGCTGACGGTCTCGCACCTGCAGCGCTGGGAAGCCGAACACGGCCGCATTCCCGCCGGCGCCTGGGTGCTGCTGCGCACCGACTGGAGCAAGAAGACCGACCCTGCCGAGTTCCTCGGCCTGCGCGAGGACGGCGCCCATACGCCCGGCCCGGAACAGGCCACGGTCGAGTGGCTGATCCATGAACGCAACGTCCACGGCTTCGGCGTCGAAACCATCAACACCGATGCCGGCCAGTCCTACGCCTGGCCGCTGCCGTACCCCTGCCACACGCTGATGCACGGCGCGAACAAGTACGGCCTGCAATGCCTGAAGAACCTGGACCAGCTGCCGCCTACCGGCGCGTTGATCGTGGCGGCACCGCTGAAGATCCAGAACGGGTCGGGCAGTCCGTTGCGGGTACTGGCGATCGCGCCCACCTGA
- a CDS encoding pyrimidine monooxygenase RutA, translating to MRKILNTKDFVLGTFATNCSGGMSVTKIGERWDNSWENNAKLAQMLDEAGIDFMLPIARWIGYGGETDFHGSVLETITWAAGLLAQTKNLTVFATIHTAANHPAVVAKQIATLDQIGQGRAGLNIVAGWNRPEYEALGLPLAAGHDKRYSYAQEWFDVIKQIWERDGAFNYDGENFHLKGIYGLPKPWHGERPPILNAAGSGEGRDFAIQNANFLFTPAIDLARSKVEVAELKAKARAANKPVQVLTFSHVVCRPTEQEARDYLRHFAQDNADWAAVDNLVALQFANAQSFPHDLLALIRDRMAAGHGGFPLVGTPEQVADGICALAEAGFKGTTLSFVDYVKEFPYFRDTVLPILEARGLRQPGGSKHGGQ from the coding sequence ATGAGAAAAATTCTGAACACGAAGGACTTTGTACTGGGCACGTTTGCGACCAATTGCTCGGGTGGCATGTCGGTGACCAAGATCGGCGAGCGCTGGGACAACTCGTGGGAAAACAACGCGAAGCTGGCGCAGATGCTGGACGAAGCCGGCATCGATTTCATGCTGCCGATCGCGCGCTGGATCGGCTACGGCGGCGAAACCGACTTCCACGGCTCGGTGCTGGAAACGATCACGTGGGCTGCCGGCTTGCTGGCGCAGACGAAGAACCTGACGGTATTCGCGACCATCCACACCGCGGCCAACCACCCGGCGGTGGTGGCCAAGCAGATCGCGACGCTGGACCAGATCGGCCAGGGCCGCGCGGGCCTGAACATCGTGGCGGGCTGGAACCGCCCCGAGTACGAGGCCCTGGGCCTGCCGCTGGCCGCCGGTCACGACAAGCGCTACAGCTATGCGCAGGAGTGGTTCGACGTCATCAAGCAGATCTGGGAGCGCGACGGCGCCTTCAACTATGACGGCGAGAACTTCCACCTGAAGGGCATCTACGGCCTGCCCAAGCCGTGGCACGGCGAGCGCCCGCCGATCCTGAACGCCGCGGGTTCCGGCGAAGGCCGCGACTTCGCCATCCAGAACGCCAATTTTCTGTTCACGCCGGCGATCGACCTGGCGCGGTCCAAAGTGGAAGTGGCCGAGCTGAAAGCCAAGGCCCGTGCGGCAAACAAGCCGGTGCAAGTGCTGACCTTCTCGCACGTGGTGTGCCGCCCGACCGAGCAGGAAGCGCGCGACTACCTGCGCCACTTTGCGCAGGACAACGCCGACTGGGCGGCGGTGGACAACCTGGTGGCGCTGCAGTTTGCCAACGCGCAGTCGTTCCCGCACGACCTGCTGGCACTGATCCGCGACCGCATGGCGGCGGGCCACGGCGGCTTCCCGCTGGTGGGCACGCCCGAGCAGGTGGCCGACGGCATCTGTGCGCTGGCCGAAGCCGGCTTCAAGGGCACCACGCTGTCGTTCGTCGACTACGTGAAGGAGTTCCCGTACTTCCGCGACACTGTGCTGCCGATCCTGGAGGCACGCGGCCTGCGCCAGCCCGGAGGGTCGAAACATGGCGGCCAGTAA
- a CDS encoding porin, with translation MKYQRRILAAVAAAGSLVSGAAHAQSAVQLYGTIDAFAGSVRASGDAHGTAIVDSSGLTTSYWGIGGQEALGNGLNAEFTLESFFRTDNGKVGRFDGDVMFGRNAFVGLNGGFGAIKLGRNTTPWFLSMLLFNPLADSAVFSPMFLHTYTTPPGAPVGNSVAGDTAWDNSVLYQSPGFGGLRFNAIYATGESIGHQGKQNYGGNATYFNGNFGATLAVQRVGVNAPEFAASGASYQMAYLAGVSYDFKVVKLFGQYAQSDNSFSTLSRQRNRTMQVGASAPLGPGSLMTTWVRTWQGGNETLGSARRDTTTLAYDYPFSKRTDLYAAWRYDKVTDLNPGNTFGLGLRHKF, from the coding sequence ATGAAGTACCAACGCAGGATCCTCGCCGCCGTGGCGGCCGCCGGCAGCCTTGTCTCCGGCGCCGCACATGCCCAGAGCGCCGTGCAGCTCTACGGCACGATCGACGCCTTTGCCGGCTCCGTGCGCGCCAGTGGCGATGCCCACGGCACCGCGATCGTCGACAGTTCCGGCCTGACCACCTCGTACTGGGGCATTGGGGGGCAGGAGGCGCTGGGCAACGGCCTGAACGCCGAGTTCACGCTGGAGAGCTTTTTCCGTACGGACAATGGAAAGGTCGGCCGCTTCGACGGCGACGTCATGTTCGGGCGCAATGCCTTTGTCGGCCTGAATGGCGGCTTCGGCGCGATCAAGCTGGGACGCAACACCACGCCGTGGTTCTTGTCCATGCTGTTGTTCAACCCGCTGGCCGACTCGGCGGTGTTCTCGCCGATGTTCCTGCACACCTACACCACGCCGCCGGGCGCGCCGGTGGGCAACTCGGTGGCGGGCGACACCGCCTGGGACAACTCGGTGCTGTACCAGAGTCCGGGCTTCGGCGGGCTGCGCTTCAATGCGATCTACGCGACCGGGGAGAGCATCGGCCACCAGGGCAAGCAGAACTACGGCGGCAATGCCACCTATTTCAACGGCAACTTTGGCGCCACGCTGGCGGTGCAGCGGGTGGGGGTCAATGCGCCGGAGTTCGCGGCCAGCGGCGCCAGCTACCAGATGGCCTACCTGGCGGGCGTGTCCTACGACTTCAAGGTGGTCAAGCTGTTCGGCCAGTACGCGCAGTCGGACAACAGCTTCAGCACGCTGAGCCGCCAGCGCAACCGCACCATGCAGGTGGGCGCGAGCGCGCCGCTGGGACCGGGCTCGCTGATGACAACGTGGGTGCGTACCTGGCAGGGCGGCAACGAGACGCTGGGCTCGGCCCGCCGCGATACCACCACGCTGGCCTACGACTACCCGTTCTCCAAGCGCACTGACCTTTACGCCGCCTGGCGCTATGACAAGGTAACCGACCTGAACCCGGGCAACACCTTCGGCCTGGGCCTGCGCCACAAGTTCTAG